The following are encoded in a window of Anopheles gambiae chromosome X, idAnoGambNW_F1_1, whole genome shotgun sequence genomic DNA:
- the LOC1271676 gene encoding uncharacterized protein LOC1271676 has protein sequence MAYRLLVSCLLLLQLVLTQADGGSFLAPSGSNYCPIPLEVLEQENGTAPADWSASCTQRRTEDHAKIEQAVAVIKDHLEKQAAATKPIRDELRQFGGTLLPLLNSAQVKTDAAELDELRMSVLVAAIEAGRIPEAMTQFLMLAGWNRWPQIVAQIYQNTRRDRQHIANLLEFIRIVPAPDDRVAFYHELKKHMVASKDYESYLGALFAADAFHVVYEADGKTPLNESDVKALYTTMLDGAGAYFQRALLTGANRYDLFLLDEHHPQLFDLLFDRIVNVSQANMRKFNSWQMMGALCRVHRPMSKVLLFRKTANLLLDHFKWEKENEYYAPMLAGYFEVCLPDIRKDPATAGLVTEVQNIFGRYKKGMNYKSISHIIGKNIHAYAG, from the coding sequence ATGGCTTACCGACTGCTGGTGAGCTGTCTGCTACTGCTACAGCTCGTACTAACGCAAGCCGACGGAGGCAGCTTTCTAGCACCGTCCGGTAGTAACTACTGTCCCATACCGCTGGAAGTGCTGGAGCAGGAGAACGGCACCGCCCCGGCCGACTGGAGTGCCAGCTGCACCCAACGCCGCACGGAGGATCACGCCAAGATCGAGCAAGCAGTCGCAGTAATCAAGGACCACTTGGAGAAGCAGGCAGCCGCCACCAAACCTATACGGGACGAGTTGCGCCAGTTTGGCGGCACACTGTTACCACTGCTAAACTCCGCCCAGGTCAAGACCGATGCCGccgagctggacgagctgcGCATGAGTGTGCTGGTCGCTGCGATTGAGGCTGGCCGCATACCAGAAGCGATGACGCAGTTCCTCATGCTGGCCGGCTGGAACCGATGGCCGCAAATCGTCGCCCAGATCTACCAGAACACGAGACGCGACCGACAGCACATTGCGAACCTGCTGGAGTTTATCCGCATTGTGCCGGCGCCCGACGACCGGGTCGCGTTCTACCACGAGCTGAAGAAGCACATGGTCGCGAGCAAGGACTACGAGTCGTACCTCGGCGCCCTGTTTGCGGCCGATGCCTTCCATGTGGTGTACGAGGCGGACGGCAAGACGCCGCTGAACGAGAGCGACGTGAAGGCGCTCTACACCACGATGCTGGACGGTGCGGGGGCGTACTTCCAGCGTGCCCTGCTAACCGGCGCCAACCGGTACGATCTGTTCCTGCTCGACGAGCATCATCCGCAGCTGTTCGATCTGCTGTTCGACCGCATCGTGAACGTGTCCCAGGCGAATATGCGCAAGTTCAACTCGTGGCAGATGATGGGAGCGCTCTGCCGCGTGCACCGGCCAATGTCAAAGGTGCTGCTGTTCCGCAAGACCGCCAACCTGCTACTGGACCACTTCAAGTGGGAGAAGGAGAACGAGTACTACGCGCCGATGCTGGCCGGCTACTTCGAGGTGTGCCTGCCGGACATCCGGAAGGATCCAGCCACCGCCGGTCTCGTCACGGAGGTGCAGAACATCTTCGGCCGCTACAAGAAGGGGATGAACTACAAGAGCATCTCGCATATCATTGGCAAGAATATCCACGCGTATGCTGGGTAG
- the LOC1271675 gene encoding lipoamide acyltransferase component of branched-chain alpha-keto acid dehydrogenase complex, mitochondrial: MSGLFNLRRYGASIARHHLLACGGSTCRRPPSHAFGRALHTTAALDRVVSFHLSDIGEGIREVTVKEWYVKVGDVVEQFDNLCEVQSDKASVTITSRYDGKIVKLHHDVDGVALVGKPLLDFDVVDEEGDDSGSSSSSDSSSSDEEDTKAAAQQAGQVAATAASGKVLATPAVRRIAMENKVDLSKVPATGRNGRVLKGDVLEFLEVIPKGTVKPHPSLVAKEQRKAEPTAPLDLKQAETVVPLKGVAKAMVRSMTDALKIPHFAYCDEVDVTRLVAVRAELKEEAAARGVKLTYMPFFLKAASNALLQHPILNSSFDEPSESVIYKRYHNISVAMQTPQGLVVPNVKSVEQKSILQIAQDLNALQERGAKGALTPNDFANGTFALSNIGIIGGTYTHPVVMTPQVAIGGLGQTRVLPRFDADGRVVPAHIMVVSWTADHRIIDGVTMASFSNLWKQYLENPNLLMLGAK; the protein is encoded by the exons atgTCCGGCCTGTTCAACCTGCGGCGCTACGGTGCATCCATCGCCCGGCACCATCTGCTAGCCTGCGGTGGCTCAACCTGCCGACGGCCT CCATCGCACGCGTTTGGGCGCGCGCTGCACACGACCGCGGCGCTGGACCGTGTCGTCTCCTTTCACCTGTCTGACATTGGCGAGGGCATCCGGGAGGTGACGGTGAAGGAGTGGTACGTGAAGGTGGGCGACGTGGTCGAGCAGTTCGACAACCTGTGCGAGGTGCAGAGCGACAAGGCGTCGGTCACGATCACCAGCCGGTACGACGGGAAGATCGTGAAGCTGCACCACGACGTCGACGGGGTGGCGCTGGTCGGCAAACCGTTGCTGGATTTCGATGTGGTCGACGAGGAAGGCGATGACAgtggtagcagtagcagcagcgacagcagcagctccgaCGAGGAGGACACGAAAGCGGCTGCCCAGCAGGCGGGTCAGGTGGCGGCGACGGCAGCATCCGGCAAGGTGCTTGCTACGCCCGCCGTCCGGCGGATAGCGATGGAGAACAAGGTGGACCTGTCGAAGGTACCGGCTACCGGGCGGAACGGACGCGTCCTCAAGGGTGACGTGCTCGAGTTCCTGGAGGTGATACCGAAGGGTACGGTCAAGCCCCATCCGTCACTGGTGGCCAAGGAGCAGCGGAAGGCGGAACCGACGGCCCCGCTCGATCTGAAGCAGGCCGAAACGGTCGTTCCACTGAAGGGAGTCGCCAAGGCGATGGTTCGTTCGATGACGGACGCACTG AAAATACCACACTTTGCGTACTGCGACGAGGTGGACGTGACGCGGCTGGTAGCGGTACGCGCCGAGTTGAAGGAGGAGGCCGCCGCCCGGGGCGTGAAGCTCACCTACATGCCGTTCTTCCTGAAGGCGGCCTCGAACGCGCTGCTCCAGCACCCGATACTGAACAGCTCGTTCGACGAGCCGTCCGAGAGCGTCATCTACAAGCGCTACCACAACATTAGCGTCGCGATGCAGACGCCCCAGGGGCTGGTGGTGCCGAACGTGAAGAGCGTCGAGCAGAAGTCGATCCTGCAGATAGCGCAGGACCTGAACGCGCTGCAGGAGCGGGGCGCCAAGGGGGCCCTCACGCCGAACGATTTTGCCAACGGCACGTTCGCCCTGTCTAACATCGGCATT ATTGGCGGCACGTACACGCACCCGGTCGTGATGACGCCCCAGGTCGCGATCGGTGGGCTCGGGCAGACGCGGGTCCTGCCCCGGTTCGATGCGGACGGGCGGGTTGTGCCGGCCCACATCATGGTGGTCAGCTGGACGGCGGACCATCGCATCATAGACGGCGTCACGATGGCCAGCTTCTCCAACCTGTGGAAGCAGTACCTGGAGAACCCGAACCTGCTGATGCTGGGAGCGAAGTAG